Proteins from a single region of Verrucomicrobiota bacterium:
- a CDS encoding TIGR00730 family Rossman fold protein: MQNNSSVFVKEDPWRIFRIMAEFVDSFESMSSVGPAVTVFGSARTKPSDRYYQASVTIGKELAKHGLAVITGGGPGIMEAANKGAAEGKGKSVGLNIELPFEQKGNRFANVPINFHYFFSRKVCFVKYSMGFIYMPGGFGTLDEFFEVATLVQTQRISKFPMILFGTEYWGGLVKWMKATVEKNKLISPGDLDLFVVTDSEEEAVALILDYMRKVGPPEQVARAFA, encoded by the coding sequence ATGCAAAATAATTCTTCTGTATTTGTCAAAGAAGACCCTTGGCGTATTTTCCGCATCATGGCGGAGTTTGTGGATTCGTTCGAATCCATGTCCTCGGTTGGTCCGGCGGTCACCGTGTTTGGCTCGGCGCGCACCAAACCTTCGGATCGGTATTACCAGGCTTCGGTCACCATTGGCAAGGAACTGGCCAAGCATGGTCTGGCCGTCATCACTGGCGGCGGCCCGGGCATCATGGAGGCCGCCAACAAAGGCGCTGCCGAGGGCAAAGGCAAATCGGTGGGACTGAACATCGAGTTGCCGTTCGAGCAAAAAGGCAACCGCTTTGCCAATGTGCCGATTAATTTCCATTACTTTTTCTCCCGCAAAGTCTGTTTTGTGAAATACAGCATGGGGTTCATTTACATGCCGGGCGGGTTCGGCACGCTGGATGAGTTTTTTGAAGTGGCCACCCTGGTGCAGACCCAGCGCATCTCCAAATTCCCGATGATTCTTTTCGGCACGGAATATTGGGGCGGACTGGTCAAGTGGATGAAAGCCACCGTGGAAAAGAACAAGCTGATCAGCCCAGGTGACCTGGATTTGTTCGTGGTGACCGATAGTGAAGAGGAAGCGGTGGCCCTTATTTTGGATTATATGCGCAAGGTCGGCCCGCCGGAACAGGTGGCGCGCGCCTTTGCGTGA
- a CDS encoding pitrilysin family protein — protein MNRVTPATTYRFTRLENGLTVATAEMPHMTSVSLGIWAGVGSRYEPASLSGVSHFIEHMLFKGTKRRTPLAISQAVEGIGGYLNAFTSEETTCFYSRARHDRFEVLLEVLGDMFLHSRFHPADIQKEREVIKEELAMYLDDPAHHVQELLNATQWPEQPLGRSITGSIQTLNGIRRKELLQFLQTHYVADRTFICAAGRVKHAPVVRAVQARFRGLPRGVPSVFAPAMPRTGGCVIEWHTKDTEQTHLALGVRTCPRHDQRRYALRLLNVILGENMSSRLFQVVREDHGLAYSIQSSVSFFHDAGDLVIGAGLDAENLPKVVRLLAQELRRLKLRAPGVTELRRARDYVLGQIEMSQENTESQMMNLGEQLAGFGKVFPVAEVKRSLTAVTCSQIHAAASEFFHPERYTLALISPLKRIKGLEKLLVS, from the coding sequence GTGAACCGCGTGACCCCGGCGACCACATATCGGTTCACCCGCCTGGAAAACGGCCTGACCGTGGCCACGGCGGAAATGCCGCACATGACCAGTGTCAGTCTGGGAATCTGGGCGGGCGTTGGCTCGCGCTATGAGCCGGCGTCGCTAAGTGGCGTCTCGCATTTCATCGAGCACATGCTGTTCAAAGGCACGAAACGGCGGACTCCCTTGGCCATTTCCCAGGCGGTCGAAGGCATTGGCGGATACCTGAACGCCTTTACCAGCGAAGAAACCACCTGCTTTTATTCCCGCGCGCGGCATGACCGTTTTGAAGTGCTGTTGGAGGTGCTGGGGGATATGTTTCTGCACTCGCGTTTCCATCCGGCGGACATCCAGAAAGAGCGTGAGGTCATCAAGGAGGAACTGGCCATGTACCTGGATGACCCGGCTCATCATGTCCAGGAACTGCTCAATGCTACCCAGTGGCCGGAGCAACCTTTGGGCCGCTCCATTACCGGTTCCATCCAGACCCTCAACGGTATCCGGCGCAAAGAACTGCTCCAGTTTCTACAGACGCACTATGTGGCCGACCGCACGTTTATTTGCGCTGCCGGTCGGGTGAAACATGCGCCGGTTGTCCGAGCCGTGCAGGCCCGGTTTCGCGGCCTTCCCCGGGGAGTTCCATCCGTCTTCGCGCCAGCCATGCCGCGCACTGGTGGCTGCGTGATAGAGTGGCATACCAAGGATACCGAACAGACGCACCTGGCCTTGGGCGTTCGCACCTGCCCGCGCCATGACCAACGGCGTTATGCCTTGCGACTGCTAAATGTGATTCTGGGGGAAAACATGAGTTCCCGCCTCTTCCAAGTCGTGCGTGAGGACCACGGACTGGCCTACTCGATTCAGTCCTCGGTCAGCTTTTTCCACGATGCCGGCGACCTGGTGATTGGGGCCGGGTTGGACGCGGAGAACCTGCCCAAGGTGGTGCGGTTGTTGGCTCAGGAACTGCGGCGTCTCAAGCTGCGGGCACCCGGCGTTACCGAACTGCGCCGGGCTCGGGATTACGTGCTGGGCCAGATTGAAATGAGCCAGGAGAACACCGAAAGCCAAATGATGAATCTCGGCGAACAACTCGCCGGTTTTGGCAAGGTCTTTCCCGTGGCGGAGGTCAAGCGCTCGTTGACGGCGGTGACTTGCAGCCAGATTCACGCCGCCGCTTCGGAATTCTTCCACCCGGAACGGTACACGCTGGCGCTGATCAGCCCGCTGAAACGTATCAAAGGGCTGGAGAAACTGTTGGTGAGTTAA
- the pabB gene encoding aminodeoxychorismate synthase component I gives MSFAPLIETLVAPELNGSWLERLAREPGCVLLRSAGFDSPQARYSLLAVRPFLTLTARGSRCELRGPDGHQTLFGDPWRILSDWLRRYEMPPEADQPFPLGGCFGYWGYDLKQFTEPKLTRRTPNDLELPDAWVGFYDHLLVVDHRANTARIVSTGLEPDGSRSLARARAGFAFWQRALKGEALEPCWLNPERPSAGTAWREHAHAVCHPEASDLFSTMTREAYLQAVRQAQHYIRHGHIYQVNLSQRLTLPRAIPGWEFFNALLAESPAPFAAYLNPGPFQIASSSPELFLRQRGNLIQTRPIKGTRPRAADLDQDARYTYELQTSAKEIAELVMITDLLRNDLGRVCEYGSVHVPDLMRLERYPHVQHLVSTVEGRLRPHLSHLDALAACFPGGSITGAPKFRAMEIIEELEPVSRGPYTGCLGYLGFNRESQLSIAIRKALCSADATHFHVGAGIVADSDPQAEYEETWVKARGFLAALKHTQL, from the coding sequence ATGTCGTTTGCTCCGTTAATCGAAACGCTTGTCGCTCCGGAGTTGAATGGTTCCTGGCTGGAACGCTTGGCGCGCGAACCGGGGTGCGTGCTCTTGCGCAGTGCCGGTTTTGATTCTCCCCAGGCCCGGTATTCCTTGCTGGCGGTTCGCCCGTTTCTCACCCTCACTGCGCGCGGCAGCCGGTGTGAACTGCGCGGGCCTGACGGCCACCAAACCCTGTTTGGCGATCCCTGGCGCATCCTCAGCGATTGGCTGCGCCGCTATGAAATGCCACCCGAAGCAGACCAGCCATTTCCGTTGGGCGGTTGTTTCGGGTATTGGGGCTATGACCTCAAGCAATTCACCGAACCCAAACTCACGCGCCGCACTCCCAACGACTTGGAATTGCCGGATGCTTGGGTGGGCTTCTATGATCACCTCTTGGTGGTGGACCACCGCGCGAACACTGCCCGAATCGTCAGCACCGGCCTGGAGCCCGATGGCTCGCGCTCCCTGGCTCGCGCTCGGGCCGGATTTGCGTTCTGGCAACGCGCGCTGAAGGGCGAGGCCTTGGAACCATGCTGGTTAAATCCAGAGCGACCGAGTGCAGGAACGGCGTGGCGGGAGCATGCCCACGCCGTCTGCCACCCGGAGGCGTCTGACTTGTTTTCCACCATGACGCGCGAGGCGTATCTCCAGGCGGTGCGCCAAGCCCAGCATTACATTCGCCATGGCCATATTTACCAGGTCAACCTTTCGCAGCGGCTGACTTTGCCGCGCGCCATTCCTGGATGGGAGTTCTTCAACGCGTTGCTGGCGGAGTCTCCCGCGCCGTTTGCCGCCTACCTGAATCCGGGCCCATTTCAGATCGCCTCCTCCTCGCCCGAACTGTTTCTGCGCCAGCGGGGCAACCTGATCCAGACCCGCCCCATCAAGGGAACCCGCCCGCGCGCGGCGGATTTGGACCAGGACGCCCGCTATACGTATGAATTGCAGACCAGCGCCAAGGAAATCGCGGAACTGGTGATGATCACCGATTTGTTGCGGAACGATCTGGGGCGGGTCTGCGAATACGGATCGGTGCATGTGCCGGACCTGATGCGCTTGGAGCGCTATCCGCACGTGCAACACTTGGTGTCCACCGTCGAGGGGCGTTTGCGCCCTCACCTGTCGCATCTGGACGCCTTGGCCGCTTGCTTTCCGGGCGGCAGCATCACCGGCGCGCCCAAATTTCGTGCCATGGAAATTATCGAAGAACTGGAACCCGTCAGCCGCGGTCCCTATACCGGATGCCTGGGATATCTGGGTTTTAACCGCGAGAGCCAGCTTAGCATCGCGATCCGCAAGGCTCTCTGTTCTGCCGATGCGACGCATTTCCATGTTGGCGCGGGCATTGTCGCCGACTCCGATCCTCAGGCGGAATACGAGGAAACCTGGGTCAAGGCGCGGGGGTTCCTGGCGGCACTGAAGCATACTCAGCTATGA
- a CDS encoding aminotransferase class IV: MTYVYLNRAVIPEAEAKVSVLDRGFLYGDGLFETLRICHGQLFRWSMHWRRLQVGAEFFGIRLPVSEAELHAAALQLIQSNAHSEGVLRLQISRGAGQRGYSPRGADCPTLVMTTHPLPPLTEHIAPWTLRTSPYRLPAGDPLAAHKSTNKLLQILARKEAEEQGADEALLLNSEGQVAETTSGNLFCVRDGGLITPPASAGILPGITRAVVMELAVSHGIPARESSLSQDDLLHADGLFLTLSSYGLIPIRGLDGAALRQTPLITTLRHAYAEQVQKECLGGDNAAER, from the coding sequence ATGACATACGTCTATCTCAATCGCGCGGTGATTCCCGAAGCCGAGGCCAAAGTCTCAGTGCTGGATCGGGGTTTTCTCTATGGCGACGGCCTGTTTGAAACACTGCGCATCTGCCACGGGCAATTATTTCGCTGGTCAATGCATTGGCGGCGACTTCAGGTGGGCGCGGAATTTTTTGGGATTCGCCTTCCGGTTTCCGAGGCGGAACTCCATGCGGCGGCGCTCCAATTGATCCAGTCGAATGCTCACTCCGAGGGCGTGTTGCGCCTGCAAATTTCGCGCGGCGCCGGGCAGCGTGGATATTCGCCGCGCGGCGCGGATTGTCCCACGCTGGTGATGACGACCCATCCCTTGCCACCGCTGACAGAACATATCGCGCCTTGGACCTTGCGCACCAGCCCGTATCGCCTGCCAGCGGGCGACCCGCTGGCGGCCCATAAATCCACGAATAAACTGTTGCAAATTCTTGCGCGTAAGGAGGCGGAAGAGCAGGGGGCGGATGAAGCGCTATTGCTTAACTCCGAAGGGCAGGTGGCTGAAACCACCAGTGGCAACCTGTTTTGCGTGCGTGATGGCGGCTTGATCACCCCGCCGGCATCTGCCGGAATCTTGCCCGGCATCACGCGTGCGGTGGTGATGGAATTGGCGGTGTCCCATGGCATCCCGGCGCGTGAATCTTCATTGTCCCAGGATGACCTGCTTCACGCAGACGGTCTTTTTCTGACCCTTTCCAGTTACGGACTCATCCCCATCAGAGGGTTGGATGGCGCTGCGCTGCGGCAGACGCCGTTGATCACCACGTTGCGACATGCGTATGCCGAACAAGTGCAAAAGGAATGTCTGGGAGGTGACAATGCAGCGGAGAGGTGA
- a CDS encoding class I SAM-dependent methyltransferase, whose translation MAKNALLRWLHGYGAHHRELGINRCNDIIGQAVADLAPDCLLDVGCGDGSMLFRYLKKTPREFYGIEGAPDLKAQAEARGLKMASFDLNGRWSYEDNKFDVVFSSQVIEHLHNARLFVEEMYRVLKPGGTAIVASENLCSILNTFAMAMGYTPFSLMQTCGRYLGNPIGLHYNEKLVEHVPVDHPAFSGVSGHVRVLTVRQARELFDLTGFQTEAWSVSILPLPDWLSRRLESVVIHRGHYLIVRAKKPV comes from the coding sequence ATGGCAAAAAACGCGTTATTGCGATGGCTGCACGGCTATGGAGCCCACCACCGGGAATTGGGTATTAATCGCTGCAACGATATCATCGGGCAGGCGGTCGCTGATTTGGCGCCGGATTGCCTGCTGGATGTCGGTTGCGGTGATGGGAGCATGTTGTTCCGCTATCTGAAAAAAACGCCCCGTGAATTTTACGGAATCGAAGGGGCACCTGACTTGAAAGCGCAGGCGGAGGCACGCGGGTTAAAGATGGCCAGCTTTGATCTGAATGGGCGTTGGTCATACGAAGACAATAAATTTGATGTCGTATTCAGTTCACAGGTAATTGAGCACCTGCACAATGCCCGCCTTTTCGTGGAAGAAATGTACCGCGTGCTTAAGCCTGGCGGCACCGCCATCGTGGCTTCGGAAAACCTTTGCAGTATCTTGAATACCTTCGCCATGGCGATGGGCTATACCCCGTTCTCCCTGATGCAGACCTGTGGCCGCTATCTGGGCAACCCCATCGGTCTGCATTACAACGAGAAGTTGGTCGAACATGTGCCGGTGGACCACCCCGCCTTTTCCGGGGTCTCCGGCCATGTGCGGGTGCTTACCGTGCGCCAGGCGCGCGAATTGTTTGACCTGACTGGTTTCCAGACGGAGGCATGGTCCGTCAGCATTCTCCCCCTGCCCGACTGGTTGAGCCGTCGGCTCGAAAGCGTTGTCATACATCGTGGTCATTATCTGATTGTTCGGGCCAAGAAACCTGTATAA
- a CDS encoding rhodanese-like domain-containing protein: MEHSPGFLKLVNDKRRFVNEISVAEARAIITRNPKAVLMDVREDHEWDKGHAVEAVHLGKGIIERDIEKAVPDKQSEIILYCGGGFRSALCCEVLQEMGYKKVYSVIGGCRAIIDAGWKMQ; encoded by the coding sequence ATGGAACATTCGCCTGGTTTTTTAAAATTGGTCAATGACAAGCGCCGATTTGTCAACGAGATCTCGGTGGCGGAAGCGCGCGCCATTATCACCCGTAACCCCAAGGCCGTCCTCATGGATGTCCGCGAGGATCATGAATGGGACAAGGGACACGCCGTGGAAGCCGTGCATCTCGGCAAAGGCATCATCGAGCGGGATATTGAAAAAGCGGTGCCAGACAAGCAGTCGGAGATCATTCTTTACTGCGGCGGCGGCTTTCGGTCGGCATTGTGCTGCGAAGTACTGCAGGAGATGGGGTACAAGAAGGTGTATTCCGTGATCGGTGGTTGCCGGGCGATCATTGACGCCGGTTGGAAGATGCAGTAG
- a CDS encoding ASKHA domain-containing protein produces the protein MATKVHIELVPMGKKFEVEPGSQLQDVLFAFGVEFPCGGRGRCKGCRVKVLDGEFPITAEQSRVLSPEELQAGWRLACRGEVRGPLKIELAQWEASILADDSAFTFIPQAGLGVAVDLGTTTVVAQLLDLQTGNVLAVRSAWNTQARHGGDIMSRVDYAVSGGGQADLTTLIRNQIGALISELFEGAGRSSAELQRVVVVGNTVMHHFFCGLDAGPLSQHPFEPDQDGLHEFSAREVGWELGDNVRVLFLPCLGGFVGSDILAGIVATRLHESEALCALIDLGTNGEIVIGNRDGMLCSSTAAGPAFEGARISMGMRAATGAISEVTLVAGRLHCRVLGHAEPRGLCGSGLVDAVAGSLDAGWIKPSGRITSGDGIPLQGPVKLNQADIRELQLAKGAIAAGIRLMVEQMGRRLDEVQTVHLAGAFGNYINRASAQRIGLLPFPIERVKPAGNTALLGAKLALFAPDQEHFQYRALRAKVRHTCLNEDERFQEVYVEEMSFPPA, from the coding sequence ATGGCCACGAAAGTTCACATTGAGCTGGTGCCGATGGGCAAAAAGTTTGAGGTGGAGCCCGGCAGTCAGCTTCAGGATGTGCTGTTTGCTTTCGGAGTGGAATTTCCCTGCGGCGGCCGTGGCCGCTGCAAGGGGTGCCGCGTCAAAGTGCTCGACGGGGAGTTTCCCATCACGGCGGAACAATCCCGCGTGTTATCGCCAGAAGAGTTGCAGGCCGGTTGGCGGCTGGCCTGTCGCGGCGAGGTGCGCGGGCCGTTGAAGATCGAATTGGCCCAATGGGAGGCGTCCATTCTCGCGGATGATTCCGCGTTCACCTTTATTCCGCAGGCGGGGTTGGGGGTGGCCGTGGATCTGGGCACCACCACGGTCGTCGCGCAACTGCTGGATTTGCAGACCGGCAATGTGCTGGCGGTGCGGTCCGCCTGGAACACGCAGGCGCGGCACGGCGGCGACATCATGAGCCGGGTGGATTACGCGGTCAGCGGCGGTGGTCAAGCCGACCTGACAACGCTGATCCGCAATCAGATTGGCGCGCTGATCAGTGAGTTGTTCGAGGGTGCCGGGCGATCCTCCGCCGAACTCCAGCGGGTGGTCGTGGTGGGCAACACCGTGATGCATCATTTCTTCTGCGGCCTCGATGCCGGGCCGCTGTCGCAGCATCCCTTCGAGCCGGATCAGGATGGACTGCATGAGTTTTCCGCCCGCGAGGTGGGTTGGGAACTGGGTGATAACGTCCGGGTGTTGTTTCTGCCCTGTCTGGGCGGGTTCGTCGGTAGTGATATTTTGGCGGGTATCGTGGCGACCCGGCTGCACGAGAGCGAGGCGCTATGCGCGCTGATTGACCTGGGCACCAACGGGGAAATTGTCATTGGCAACCGGGATGGCATGTTATGTTCCTCCACTGCCGCCGGGCCAGCCTTTGAAGGGGCGCGGATCTCCATGGGCATGCGCGCCGCCACGGGCGCAATTTCCGAAGTGACGCTGGTGGCGGGGCGATTACACTGCCGGGTATTGGGCCACGCGGAACCGCGCGGCCTCTGCGGCAGCGGGCTGGTGGATGCGGTGGCGGGTTCCCTGGATGCTGGTTGGATCAAGCCGTCCGGGCGGATTACCAGCGGGGACGGCATACCGCTGCAAGGTCCGGTCAAACTAAACCAGGCCGACATCCGGGAACTGCAATTGGCCAAAGGGGCCATTGCGGCCGGGATACGCCTGATGGTCGAGCAGATGGGCCGCCGGTTGGACGAGGTGCAAACGGTGCATCTCGCCGGCGCGTTCGGTAACTACATCAATCGCGCTAGCGCGCAGCGCATCGGGCTGCTGCCGTTTCCCATAGAACGCGTGAAGCCCGCCGGCAATACCGCCTTGTTGGGCGCCAAACTCGCGCTGTTTGCGCCGGATCAGGAGCACTTCCAGTACCGGGCCTTGCGCGCGAAGGTGCGGCATACCTGCCTGAATGAGGATGAGCGGTTTCAAGAGGTGTATGTGGAGGAAATGTCGTTTCCACCGGCGTAA
- a CDS encoding histidinol-phosphate transaminase: MRLATVIECQTGQGDAQATSTMAAVGIASNLETTAEPFLDEDGDESLTVRLAGPEDRESIYRLRHEVYARELGQHHVNPEGRLSDPLDAYNLYIVICSGKRILGFVSITPPGSPKFSIDKYFQRADLPFPVDDKLFEVRLLTVPPTARRTQLALALMYASFRWVESHGGTRIMAIGRQEVLSIYRRVGLKLVGQLARSGAVTYELMQATMPDVHAALPGIGRMLARVEVRMAWKIGVEYRTPAHCFHGGQFFKAVGEDFDALERLDSIINADVLDAWFPPSPKAVAAVQAHLPRLLRTSPPTEADGLIRAIARARGVAPECVLPGAGSSDLIFLALRHWLTPSSRVLILDPMYGEYAHVLERVIRCRVDRLPLERQRQYQLDLGSLEKQLAAGYDLVVLVNPNSPTGRHVGREALEGVLSRVPAETRVWVDETYVDYTGSGNSLEHFAVRSPNVMVCKSMSKVYALSGARVAYLCASPHQLESLRAISPPWAVSLPAQVATVAALQDSAYYAGVHAQTRVLREELAQWLATLGWEVVPSTTNFLLCHLPATGPDAATVIARCRPRGLYLRDAATMGQTLGPRVLRIAVKDAATNRQMIQILREVLG, encoded by the coding sequence ATGCGATTAGCGACGGTGATTGAATGCCAGACAGGGCAGGGCGATGCACAAGCCACGAGCACGATGGCTGCCGTCGGCATTGCCAGTAATCTGGAAACCACGGCAGAGCCGTTTCTGGACGAAGATGGCGACGAGTCCTTGACCGTGCGCCTGGCGGGTCCTGAAGATCGGGAAAGCATCTACCGGTTGCGCCACGAGGTCTATGCGCGTGAATTGGGCCAGCACCATGTCAATCCCGAGGGGCGGCTGAGCGATCCGCTCGATGCGTATAACCTTTATATCGTCATCTGCTCTGGGAAACGCATCCTGGGTTTTGTCTCCATCACGCCGCCCGGCAGCCCCAAGTTCTCGATTGATAAATATTTTCAGCGCGCTGACCTGCCGTTTCCGGTGGACGACAAGCTGTTTGAAGTGCGACTGCTCACCGTGCCACCCACGGCGCGGCGCACGCAATTGGCCCTGGCTTTGATGTATGCCTCGTTTCGCTGGGTGGAATCCCACGGCGGCACCCGTATCATGGCCATTGGGCGGCAGGAAGTGCTCAGCATTTACCGCCGGGTGGGCCTCAAGCTGGTGGGGCAATTGGCCCGGTCCGGCGCGGTGACGTACGAACTCATGCAGGCTACCATGCCGGATGTGCATGCCGCGCTGCCCGGCATTGGCCGGATGCTAGCCCGGGTTGAGGTCCGGATGGCGTGGAAGATCGGGGTGGAGTATCGCACGCCCGCGCACTGTTTTCATGGCGGTCAGTTTTTCAAGGCGGTGGGCGAGGATTTTGACGCGTTGGAGCGGTTGGACAGCATCATCAACGCCGACGTGCTGGATGCCTGGTTTCCGCCTTCACCCAAGGCGGTTGCTGCCGTGCAAGCACACCTGCCAAGGTTGTTGCGCACCTCGCCTCCCACAGAGGCGGACGGGCTCATCCGGGCGATTGCCCGCGCGCGCGGGGTGGCCCCGGAGTGTGTGCTGCCGGGCGCGGGTTCCTCGGATTTGATCTTTCTGGCGTTGCGCCATTGGTTGACGCCGTCGTCGCGCGTCTTGATTTTGGACCCCATGTATGGCGAATATGCGCACGTCCTGGAGCGGGTCATTCGTTGTCGGGTGGATCGTTTGCCGCTGGAACGTCAGCGGCAATATCAGCTTGATTTGGGGAGCCTGGAAAAACAGCTCGCCGCCGGGTACGACCTGGTGGTGCTGGTCAACCCGAACAGCCCGACTGGCCGTCATGTGGGGCGCGAAGCGTTGGAAGGTGTTTTAAGCCGGGTGCCGGCGGAAACCCGGGTGTGGGTGGATGAAACCTACGTGGATTATACCGGGTCGGGTAATTCGCTGGAGCATTTTGCCGTGCGCAGCCCCAATGTGATGGTCTGTAAGTCCATGTCCAAGGTGTATGCGCTGAGCGGTGCCCGCGTGGCGTACCTGTGCGCCAGCCCGCACCAACTGGAATCGTTGCGGGCCATTTCTCCCCCGTGGGCCGTCAGTCTGCCAGCGCAAGTGGCCACGGTCGCCGCCTTGCAGGATTCGGCGTATTACGCGGGGGTGCATGCGCAGACGCGCGTGTTGCGTGAGGAACTGGCCCAATGGCTGGCGACGTTGGGATGGGAAGTGGTGCCCAGTACGACCAATTTTCTGCTGTGCCACCTGCCAGCCACCGGCCCGGATGCCGCGACGGTGATTGCCCGGTGCCGTCCGCGGGGACTCTATTTGCGCGATGCTGCGACCATGGGGCAGACCCTGGGACCGCGCGTGTTACGCATTGCGGTCAAGGATGCGGCGACCAATCGCCAGATGATTCAGATCCTGCGTGAAGTCCTTGGGTAA
- a CDS encoding prepilin-type N-terminal cleavage/methylation domain-containing protein yields the protein MKDKTLWRNPFRSRGFTLIELLVVVAIIAILAGLLLPALAKAKAKGKGIKCVSNCRQIGVAFMMYTDDFDQRYPHLYTGWYTSPGVSPGGAWYFQTMTNNDYFGSKEIDVRTNSASIWRCPAVEDADITRFAGVNWGGYGPQEGNIIRYMQQPDGSFLGSRKSTELTRASQIWLMGDVGVPKDVNNVPEGGYMTEIVTFAVNQTGQWTGSPLKQPACRHVLRANVTFADGHVETWRYEDLKANKGNIFATTWGTPQPQL from the coding sequence ATGAAAGATAAAACGCTATGGCGGAATCCGTTTCGCTCACGCGGATTCACTTTGATTGAGTTGTTGGTGGTCGTTGCCATCATTGCCATCCTGGCGGGGCTGCTGCTGCCCGCGCTGGCCAAAGCCAAGGCCAAAGGCAAAGGCATCAAATGCGTCAGCAACTGCCGCCAGATCGGGGTGGCGTTCATGATGTACACGGACGATTTCGATCAACGTTATCCGCACCTCTACACCGGCTGGTACACCAGTCCAGGCGTTTCGCCGGGCGGCGCTTGGTATTTCCAGACCATGACCAACAACGACTACTTCGGCAGCAAAGAAATTGATGTTCGGACCAATTCCGCCAGCATCTGGCGTTGCCCGGCCGTCGAGGATGCCGACATCACCCGGTTTGCCGGAGTCAACTGGGGCGGTTATGGTCCGCAGGAAGGCAACATCATCCGCTACATGCAGCAACCGGACGGCTCGTTCCTGGGCAGCCGGAAATCAACGGAACTCACCCGCGCTTCCCAGATATGGCTCATGGGTGATGTGGGCGTGCCCAAGGACGTGAACAATGTCCCGGAGGGCGGTTACATGACTGAGATTGTCACTTTTGCCGTGAACCAGACCGGGCAATGGACCGGCTCGCCGCTCAAACAACCAGCCTGCCGTCACGTTTTGCGCGCCAATGTGACCTTCGCGGATGGCCATGTGGAAACCTGGCGCTATGAGGATTTAAAGGCCAACAAGGGCAACATCTTCGCCACCACGTGGGGCACTCCCCAACCCCAGCTTTAG
- a CDS encoding VOC family protein, whose amino-acid sequence MQSRPVAAQVRIGHVHLKVADLPRSLAFYQDVLGFEVTQRFGSQAAFLGAGGYHHHIGLNTWESAGGPPPPAGTTGLYHVAILYPTRAELADAVRRVLQAGLPLEGAADHGVSEAIYLRDPDGNGVELYWDRPPERWPRTEEGGLAMCTHYLDLDELLAQSPSEVNQTLVV is encoded by the coding sequence ATGCAATCGCGCCCAGTGGCAGCGCAAGTCAGAATCGGCCACGTTCATTTGAAGGTGGCAGACTTGCCCCGTTCCCTGGCTTTCTACCAGGATGTGCTCGGTTTTGAAGTCACGCAACGTTTCGGATCGCAAGCCGCGTTTCTTGGTGCTGGCGGCTATCACCATCATATTGGATTGAACACTTGGGAAAGTGCTGGCGGTCCGCCACCGCCCGCCGGCACCACCGGTTTATACCACGTGGCCATCCTGTACCCAACCCGGGCGGAACTGGCAGACGCCGTGCGCCGGGTGTTACAGGCGGGCCTGCCGCTGGAGGGGGCGGCCGATCATGGCGTAAGCGAGGCCATTTATCTCCGGGACCCGGATGGGAACGGCGTGGAGCTTTATTGGGATCGCCCGCCGGAACGATGGCCCCGCACCGAGGAGGGTGGGTTGGCCATGTGTACCCATTATTTGGACTTGGATGAGTTGCTGGCGCAATCGCCTTCTGAGGTCAATCAAACGTTGGTTGTGTGA